In Exiguobacterium sibiricum 7-3, a genomic segment contains:
- the hrcA gene encoding heat-inducible transcriptional repressor HrcA, whose amino-acid sequence MLTDRQLLILRAIVDDYIKTAQPVGSRTLSKRSDVTFSSATIRNEMADLEEMGLIEKPHTSAGRIPSELGYRFYVDHLIRPESISPQEAKALKSLFAHSVNENDRLIRHTADLLSELTHYTTLVLGPKEEGQRLHHLELIPLAEGRVVIVLVTETGHVEHKTLQLAEALSREAASRLMERLNQTLRGTPLSQLRLRLLEEIRRFRSEHSEQTTLLSKALDIVLTDQHEERPLIYLGGKANMFDQPEFQDVAKLRPVLELIEQQEALFDFLSPSLDNQILITIGSENNVDALKDCSVIRAHYSVDGVSLGTLALIGPKRMDYNRGINSIIHLLQAFQTELRKNNLD is encoded by the coding sequence GTGCTGACGGATCGCCAATTGTTGATTTTACGTGCAATCGTCGATGATTATATCAAAACCGCTCAACCCGTCGGCTCACGGACGCTCTCGAAACGGAGTGACGTGACGTTCAGTTCCGCGACCATTCGAAATGAGATGGCGGACCTCGAAGAAATGGGATTGATTGAAAAGCCGCATACTTCTGCCGGCCGAATTCCATCCGAGCTCGGATATCGATTTTATGTCGATCATCTGATTCGTCCGGAAAGCATCTCACCGCAAGAGGCAAAAGCGTTAAAATCGTTATTTGCCCATTCCGTGAATGAAAATGATCGGTTGATCCGACATACAGCGGACTTGTTGAGCGAATTGACACATTATACGACGCTTGTATTAGGTCCAAAAGAAGAAGGACAACGTCTCCATCATTTAGAACTGATTCCCTTGGCGGAAGGACGTGTCGTTATCGTTCTCGTGACAGAAACCGGTCACGTCGAACATAAGACACTTCAGCTCGCGGAAGCCCTCTCACGTGAGGCGGCAAGTCGCCTGATGGAACGGCTGAACCAAACGTTACGCGGAACGCCGCTCAGTCAATTGCGTCTCCGTCTGCTCGAAGAAATCAGACGGTTCCGTTCCGAACATTCGGAGCAGACGACCCTGCTGTCAAAAGCACTCGACATCGTCTTGACGGATCAGCATGAGGAACGTCCCTTGATTTATCTTGGGGGGAAAGCGAACATGTTTGATCAACCTGAGTTTCAGGATGTCGCGAAACTGCGTCCGGTCCTCGAGTTGATCGAGCAACAGGAAGCATTGTTCGATTTCTTGAGTCCAAGTCTGGATAATCAGATTTTGATTACAATCGGCAGCGAAAATAACGTCGATGCCCTGAAAGACTGCAGTGTGATTCGTGCTCATTACTCCGTTGACGGCGTCTCGCTCGGAACATTGGCCCTGATTGGTCCAAAACGGATGGATTATAATCGAGGCATCAATTCGATCATTCATCTTTTACAAGCATTCCAAACCGAGTTGCGTAAAAACAACTTGGATTGA
- the hemW gene encoding radical SAM family heme chaperone HemW — translation MTPRAAYVHIPFCEHICYYCDFNKVFLKNQPVAEYLDALEREIELTLQQYPTDRLETIFIGGGTPTALNEVQMQRLMDIIAKHLLPLTDATLEYTVESNPDGVSPEKLDIMKAGGVNRVSFGVQSFDDGLLERIGRTHREAKVAETLDHAAKRFDNISVDLMFGLPNQTLEQVRYDVERALRLPITHISSYSLILEPHTVFAIQDRKGKLPLPTQDLEADMYRLMIETIEAGGLQQYEISNFSLPGRESRHNRVYWENDEYYGFGAGSHSYINKTRRANIAPIPHYIKAEGLPVRNETPLTEVERMEEEMFLGLRMKEGVSERHFEEKYGYSLDHVFGQTIAKLLPRGLVERTATHLRLTDAGVPLANEVFAEFIGEAEVEGELNS, via the coding sequence ATGACTCCACGCGCCGCATATGTCCACATTCCGTTTTGTGAACATATTTGTTATTACTGTGACTTTAATAAAGTCTTTTTAAAAAATCAGCCGGTTGCGGAATATCTCGATGCGTTAGAACGGGAAATCGAGCTGACATTACAACAGTATCCGACCGATCGGCTCGAAACGATCTTTATTGGTGGTGGGACACCGACAGCTTTAAATGAAGTCCAGATGCAACGTCTGATGGATATCATCGCGAAGCATCTCCTGCCGCTGACGGACGCAACACTCGAATATACGGTCGAATCCAATCCGGACGGCGTCTCACCAGAAAAACTCGACATCATGAAAGCAGGCGGCGTCAACCGGGTCAGCTTTGGGGTTCAGTCCTTTGACGACGGATTACTCGAGCGGATCGGCCGGACGCACCGGGAAGCGAAAGTTGCCGAGACACTTGATCATGCGGCAAAACGGTTTGACAACATCTCGGTTGATTTGATGTTCGGCTTACCGAACCAAACGCTTGAACAAGTCCGGTATGATGTCGAACGGGCATTACGTTTGCCGATCACGCATATCTCGTCGTACTCGTTGATTCTTGAGCCGCATACAGTTTTTGCGATTCAGGATCGAAAAGGGAAGTTGCCGTTACCGACGCAGGATTTAGAAGCGGATATGTACCGTTTAATGATTGAAACGATTGAAGCCGGCGGATTGCAACAATATGAGATTTCAAACTTTTCCTTACCGGGTCGGGAAAGCCGGCATAACCGGGTCTACTGGGAAAACGACGAATATTATGGATTCGGTGCCGGCTCGCACAGTTATATTAACAAGACACGCCGGGCAAACATCGCACCGATTCCACACTACATTAAAGCGGAAGGTTTACCGGTCCGCAATGAGACACCGTTAACGGAAGTTGAACGGATGGAAGAAGAGATGTTTCTCGGGTTACGAATGAAAGAAGGAGTGTCGGAACGACACTTTGAAGAAAAATACGGCTATTCACTCGATCACGTCTTCGGGCAGACGATTGCGAAGTTATTGCCGCGCGGACTCGTTGAGCGGACGGCGACTCATCTGCGTTTAACGGATGCCGGTGTACCGCTCGCAAACGAAGTATTTGCCGAGTTCATCGGAGAAGCGGAAGTCGAAGGGGAACTGAATAGTTAA
- the lepA gene encoding translation elongation factor 4, with translation MNNADRLKRQKSIRNFSIIAHIDHGKSTLADRILEKTGALTSREMKDQTLDAMDLERERGITIKLNAVQLKYTAKDGEEYILHLIDTPGHVDFTYEVSRSLAACEGAVLVVDAAQGIEAQTLANVYLALDNDLEILPIINKIDLPSADVERVRQEIEDVIGLDASEAVPTSAKAGIGIEEILEQIVAKVPAPTGDPEAPLEALIFDSYYDAYRGVVASIRVVNGTVKIGDKIRMMSTGKDFEVLELAVSTPKPLRQKELTVGDVGTLSASIKTVGDVRVGDTITLAKQPATEALPGYRKMNPMVYCGLYPIDAARYNDLREALERLQLSDAALEFEPETSQALGFGFRCGFLGMLHMEIIQERIEREFNIDMITTAPSVIYHVTTTAGEVLHVDNPSKMPEQQKVEFIEEPYVKAAVMTPNDYVGAIMELCQKKRGTFIDMEYIDTARVKITYELPLSEIVYDFFDQLKSSTKGYASLDYELIGYQQSRLVKMDILLNNENVDALSFIVHRDFAYERGKVIVDKLKALIPRMQFEVPIQAAVGTKIVARSTIKALRKNVLAKCYGGDISRKRKLLEKQKEGKKRMKMVGSVEVPQEAFMSVLSMDED, from the coding sequence ATGAATAATGCAGATCGTTTAAAGCGGCAAAAAAGTATTCGTAATTTCTCTATCATCGCCCATATCGACCACGGGAAATCGACACTTGCAGACCGTATTTTAGAAAAAACAGGTGCTTTGACATCACGTGAGATGAAAGATCAGACACTCGATGCGATGGACTTAGAACGTGAACGCGGGATTACCATTAAATTAAATGCCGTTCAATTAAAGTATACGGCAAAAGATGGTGAGGAATATATCCTCCATCTGATTGATACACCGGGACACGTCGACTTCACATACGAAGTCTCCCGTTCCCTTGCTGCTTGTGAAGGAGCGGTCCTCGTCGTCGATGCGGCGCAAGGAATCGAAGCGCAAACTCTTGCTAACGTGTATTTGGCACTGGATAACGACTTGGAAATCTTGCCGATCATCAATAAGATTGATTTGCCTTCAGCAGACGTCGAACGTGTCCGTCAAGAGATTGAAGACGTGATTGGACTGGATGCTTCTGAAGCTGTTCCGACATCCGCGAAAGCCGGTATCGGGATTGAAGAAATCCTCGAACAAATCGTTGCGAAAGTTCCGGCACCGACGGGTGACCCGGAAGCACCACTTGAAGCGTTGATCTTCGATTCGTATTATGACGCCTATCGTGGTGTCGTCGCGTCGATTCGTGTCGTCAACGGGACGGTTAAGATCGGTGACAAGATTCGGATGATGTCGACCGGAAAAGACTTTGAAGTCTTGGAACTCGCTGTCTCGACACCGAAGCCACTCCGTCAAAAAGAATTAACGGTCGGAGACGTTGGTACGTTATCGGCTTCCATTAAAACAGTCGGTGATGTCCGCGTCGGGGATACGATTACCTTGGCGAAACAACCGGCGACAGAAGCTTTACCGGGATACCGGAAGATGAACCCGATGGTGTACTGTGGTCTGTATCCGATTGACGCTGCACGCTATAATGATTTACGCGAAGCGCTCGAGCGTCTTCAATTGAGTGACGCAGCACTTGAATTCGAGCCGGAAACATCACAGGCACTCGGATTCGGTTTCCGTTGTGGATTCCTTGGTATGCTTCACATGGAAATCATTCAAGAACGAATCGAACGCGAATTCAACATCGATATGATCACGACTGCTCCATCGGTTATCTATCATGTTACGACGACGGCCGGAGAAGTACTCCATGTCGATAATCCGTCGAAGATGCCGGAACAGCAAAAAGTCGAGTTCATCGAAGAGCCATACGTTAAAGCAGCCGTCATGACACCAAACGACTATGTCGGTGCCATCATGGAGCTTTGTCAAAAGAAACGCGGAACGTTCATCGATATGGAATACATCGATACGGCACGGGTTAAAATCACGTATGAACTTCCGTTATCGGAAATCGTCTATGATTTCTTCGATCAGTTAAAATCAAGCACAAAAGGCTATGCGTCACTGGATTATGAATTAATCGGCTATCAGCAATCACGTCTCGTCAAGATGGATATCTTATTAAATAATGAAAACGTCGATGCCTTGAGCTTCATCGTTCACCGTGATTTTGCGTACGAACGTGGGAAAGTCATCGTTGATAAATTAAAAGCACTCATTCCGCGGATGCAGTTTGAAGTACCGATTCAAGCGGCCGTCGGAACGAAGATTGTTGCCCGTTCGACAATCAAAGCGTTACGGAAAAACGTTCTCGCCAAGTGTTACGGCGGAGACATCTCGCGTAAGCGTAAATTGCTCGAGAAGCAAAAAGAAGGTAAGAAACGCATGAAGATGGTAGGCTCGGTAGAAGTACCGCAAGAAGCCTTCATGTCGGTTCTGTCGATGGATGAAGATTAA
- the rpsT gene encoding 30S ribosomal protein S20, which produces MANIKSAIKRVKTAEKRRVANVQRKSSMRSAIKAVETFATEGNKEQALVAFNTASKKIDKAAAKGLIHSNKAGRDKSRLARLVNAL; this is translated from the coding sequence ATGGCTAACATTAAATCAGCAATCAAGCGTGTTAAAACAGCTGAAAAACGCCGCGTCGCTAACGTACAACGTAAATCGTCTATGCGTTCAGCTATCAAAGCAGTCGAAACTTTCGCTACTGAAGGCAACAAAGAGCAAGCGCTCGTAGCTTTCAACACAGCATCTAAGAAAATCGACAAAGCTGCTGCTAAAGGTCTTATCCACAGCAACAAAGCTGGTCGTGACAAATCACGTCTCGCTCGTCTCGTAAACGCACTTTAA
- a CDS encoding GNAT family N-acetyltransferase, with protein MEIRIISATEVIPLRKEVLRPNQPIEMCVYPDDDLESTFHLGAVKDGRIVAIGTFSNRPHEAYPELTYQLRGMASSPAVRGEGYGKALLEEARNRLKAKGADGWWCNARLNAVPFYERLGLTVASESFEIEGIGPHHVMVDCF; from the coding sequence ATGGAGATTCGAATCATTTCAGCAACAGAGGTCATTCCACTTCGAAAAGAAGTTTTACGTCCCAACCAGCCGATTGAAATGTGTGTCTATCCGGACGATGATCTCGAATCCACTTTTCATTTAGGAGCCGTCAAAGACGGACGGATTGTAGCTATCGGTACTTTCTCCAATCGTCCTCATGAGGCGTATCCGGAATTGACCTATCAATTACGCGGAATGGCATCGAGTCCTGCTGTCCGTGGAGAAGGATATGGAAAAGCATTGTTAGAAGAGGCACGAAATCGACTGAAAGCAAAAGGTGCAGACGGTTGGTGGTGTAACGCTCGACTCAATGCTGTTCCTTTTTATGAACGATTGGGTTTGACGGTTGCGAGCGAGTCATTCGAAATCGAAGGAATCGGTCCACATCATGTCATGGTGGATTGCTTCTGA
- the holA gene encoding DNA polymerase III subunit delta, translating to MKTPWLVNGKLANLYLLYGTERHLLEEWEREIVKAALPDGERFDYMKIDLNDQPLDAVLDEAETVPFLSDYRVVIAKPATFLTGAKDKKTHNVERLTEYIVQPADYAVVVLIVEAEKLDERKTIVKRLKDRAVVLEAKKPTTEELFRFVMDAVNDKGYRMERPAIERLIFLTGEMWATLTHELDKLMLYAGDHPTIELEDVNLLVPRTLEDNVFQLTDYLMKRQLEPAIRLIRDLEKQGQEVLALLGLMARQYRMMLLSKRLAEQGYGERQIASKVGAHPYAIKLALQAGKRFTFAQLEQALIAITTTDEGMKTGRGDKRILFDALIVRLATL from the coding sequence ATGAAAACACCTTGGCTTGTCAACGGAAAACTGGCGAACCTTTATTTATTATATGGAACGGAACGACACCTTTTGGAAGAGTGGGAACGTGAAATCGTCAAAGCCGCTTTGCCGGATGGTGAACGCTTTGATTACATGAAGATTGATTTAAACGATCAACCACTCGATGCAGTACTCGATGAAGCGGAAACGGTCCCTTTTTTGAGTGATTACCGTGTCGTCATCGCTAAACCGGCGACTTTTTTGACTGGTGCAAAAGACAAGAAAACACATAACGTAGAGCGATTGACTGAATACATCGTCCAACCTGCGGATTATGCAGTTGTCGTCTTGATTGTCGAGGCGGAAAAACTGGATGAGCGAAAAACGATTGTCAAACGGTTAAAAGACCGGGCTGTCGTACTCGAAGCAAAAAAACCGACGACGGAAGAACTGTTTCGTTTCGTGATGGATGCTGTCAATGACAAAGGGTACCGGATGGAACGGCCTGCCATCGAACGATTGATTTTCCTGACGGGCGAGATGTGGGCGACGCTGACACATGAACTGGATAAACTCATGCTCTATGCCGGAGATCATCCGACGATTGAACTGGAAGATGTTAATTTACTGGTGCCACGGACGTTAGAGGATAATGTGTTCCAACTGACGGATTATCTGATGAAACGACAACTTGAACCGGCGATTCGATTGATTCGCGATCTCGAAAAGCAGGGACAGGAAGTGTTGGCGTTACTTGGTCTGATGGCACGACAGTACCGGATGATGCTGTTGTCCAAACGTCTAGCGGAACAAGGGTACGGGGAACGGCAAATCGCGTCCAAAGTCGGGGCGCATCCATATGCGATCAAACTCGCCCTACAGGCTGGTAAACGATTTACGTTCGCGCAGCTCGAACAGGCATTGATCGCAATCACGACGACAGACGAGGGTATGAAGACGGGCCGAGGGGACAAGCGGATATTGTTTGACGCCCTGATTGTCCGGCTTGCTACATTATAG
- a CDS encoding YqzM family protein → MAHSVRPPSENAFENDIQSKRNDALDSAVGFGASFGFFAVLFIIGVVIKFLSL, encoded by the coding sequence ATGGCACATTCAGTACGTCCACCAAGTGAGAATGCGTTTGAAAACGACATTCAGTCAAAACGTAATGACGCGCTTGACTCAGCGGTCGGTTTTGGCGCATCGTTCGGTTTTTTCGCAGTCTTGTTCATCATTGGCGTTGTAATTAAATTCTTAAGCCTATAA
- a CDS encoding DNA internalization-related competence protein ComEC/Rec2 — protein MIGLIALKESLWLVAVCSMILVLKSWSMSTYSVLSLIGLTFVFLLNMTTEQVVRPVKVIDILDAKQNGDRIRYLAEAHNQQIVVATTLDEKTDRDYERIGQRCEVELEERTVLPRVNSGGFDESRWMQIEQLQGKYEVVRWGKCSETPGFEANGRRIRQQWMTRIEQLPIKQALYVEALVLGEDRLMDQMTMERFKKFGLLHAIVISGSHIAFLIVTMLWLLKKLRLTRERRFEFLLLTLPLYGWLTEWSAPVTRAVCVAMVLLFCHRINRRPDPLLVVGSIGALQLAVSYTYLYDVGFQLTVGLTIFLLLSRKMWETIKRPWNWLLISLWAQIMTSLVLQLAQQTEVSLWSPLLNLIVGGWIEWVILPLSFLVSAAVLIPSSDNLVRLHGQATSFLDQALAWAEKLPVPTVAVHLFSLPVFLIVAGVVLTGWWLAERKWFGHLVPLVGLLAASLYMDQQTPEQITFLDVGQGDSTIIEKAGETFVIDTGGAFSLSIRPPLRPFDPGGQIVAPFLHTRGETHIEGLVVTHADHDHIGGLLGVLRKIQVDTIYMGKFDNQDPKRHALIEQIEATGTKIEYIRSGQQIRPWLKVLAPAASEEEENDRSVVLLADIAGKRVLLTGDASIDQEETWSVQKVDILKAGHHGSKTSTGEQLLQKTDPNLIIISAGRNNRYGHPHAEVLERTRNRTVMRTDQSGMITCSATGCEPMLK, from the coding sequence ATGATCGGGCTCATCGCCTTAAAAGAATCCCTCTGGCTGGTAGCGGTCTGTTCAATGATTCTTGTACTGAAATCTTGGTCGATGTCGACGTATTCTGTGTTATCACTCATTGGCCTGACTTTCGTATTTTTACTGAATATGACGACGGAGCAGGTCGTCAGACCGGTTAAAGTCATCGATATTCTGGATGCCAAGCAGAATGGCGACAGAATCCGTTATCTCGCAGAAGCCCATAATCAGCAAATCGTTGTCGCAACCACGCTGGATGAAAAAACGGATCGTGACTATGAGCGGATCGGGCAACGATGTGAAGTCGAGCTGGAAGAGCGGACGGTATTGCCTCGAGTGAATTCGGGCGGATTTGACGAATCCCGTTGGATGCAGATTGAACAATTACAGGGAAAATATGAGGTTGTCCGGTGGGGGAAGTGTTCGGAGACGCCGGGATTCGAAGCGAATGGACGGCGTATTCGTCAGCAGTGGATGACGCGGATCGAACAACTTCCCATCAAACAAGCACTGTATGTGGAAGCCTTAGTATTAGGGGAAGATCGTTTAATGGATCAGATGACGATGGAACGTTTCAAAAAGTTCGGTTTACTCCATGCGATTGTCATCTCCGGTTCACATATTGCGTTTTTGATTGTAACGATGTTATGGCTTTTAAAAAAACTGCGGTTGACGCGGGAGCGGAGATTTGAATTTCTATTGTTGACCTTGCCGTTATATGGATGGTTGACGGAGTGGAGTGCTCCAGTCACACGTGCGGTGTGTGTCGCCATGGTATTGTTGTTCTGTCACAGGATTAACCGGCGACCTGATCCCTTATTGGTCGTTGGTTCGATTGGAGCGCTTCAATTGGCGGTCTCGTATACTTATCTATATGACGTTGGGTTTCAACTGACCGTCGGATTGACGATATTCTTATTACTGTCCCGCAAGATGTGGGAAACGATCAAACGTCCCTGGAACTGGTTGCTGATTAGCCTTTGGGCTCAAATCATGACAAGTCTTGTCCTGCAATTAGCTCAACAGACGGAGGTTTCCCTTTGGTCACCGCTGTTAAATTTGATTGTCGGAGGATGGATTGAGTGGGTGATTCTACCGCTGTCTTTCCTTGTCAGTGCAGCTGTGCTGATTCCGTCGTCTGATAATCTGGTTCGCCTGCATGGTCAGGCTACTTCATTCTTGGATCAAGCATTGGCTTGGGCGGAAAAATTACCCGTCCCGACCGTTGCGGTTCATCTTTTTTCACTTCCTGTGTTTCTGATTGTGGCAGGAGTGGTCCTTACAGGCTGGTGGTTGGCCGAACGCAAATGGTTCGGGCATCTGGTCCCACTGGTCGGGCTGCTCGCAGCGAGCCTTTATATGGATCAACAAACGCCGGAGCAAATCACCTTTCTTGACGTCGGACAGGGCGACAGTACAATCATCGAAAAAGCGGGAGAAACGTTTGTCATCGATACCGGAGGGGCATTCTCCTTATCGATCCGTCCTCCTTTACGACCATTCGATCCGGGTGGACAAATCGTAGCTCCGTTTTTGCACACACGGGGAGAAACGCACATTGAAGGATTGGTGGTCACACATGCAGACCATGATCATATCGGTGGATTGTTGGGGGTATTGCGAAAAATTCAAGTGGACACCATTTACATGGGAAAGTTCGACAATCAAGATCCAAAACGGCACGCGTTGATTGAACAGATTGAAGCGACAGGAACAAAAATTGAATACATTCGTTCAGGACAGCAGATTCGTCCCTGGCTCAAGGTGTTGGCTCCTGCAGCAAGCGAAGAAGAAGAAAATGACCGGTCGGTCGTGTTACTTGCCGACATTGCCGGGAAGCGCGTCTTATTGACAGGAGATGCGAGTATTGATCAAGAGGAGACATGGTCTGTCCAAAAAGTCGATATTTTAAAAGCGGGACACCATGGTTCGAAAACGTCAACCGGAGAACAGCTTTTGCAGAAAACGGATCCGAACCTGATCATCATATCGGCAGGACGAAATAACCGATATGGTCATCCTCATGCAGAAGTACTGGAGCGAACGAGGAACCGGACTGTCATGCGGACCGATCAATCGGGAATGATAACTTGTTCTGCAACGGGCTGTGAACCTATGCTAAAATAA
- a CDS encoding helix-hairpin-helix domain-containing protein, producing MTIPRLQQVATIAVVLLLLVVLFVPLPSCSNEALVEKPAIVEREQEARAEDHSADQTLVQKKIMVDIKGAVKRPGPYSFRLGDRVQDAIKRAEVTAEADIKQLNLAARLIDGQEVIVPTKKKTKASKKVVPEKSEQAEVPKGLLDLNAATEEQLLEVPGIGPAKASAILQYREEKGGFAAYENLGDVKGFGPKTLENLKAYLIVY from the coding sequence ATGACGATTCCACGCTTACAGCAAGTAGCAACGATCGCGGTTGTTCTCCTACTGCTCGTTGTCTTATTTGTTCCGCTGCCTTCATGTTCGAACGAGGCATTGGTTGAAAAACCAGCAATCGTTGAACGAGAACAGGAAGCACGGGCAGAAGACCATTCGGCGGATCAGACACTGGTCCAGAAAAAAATCATGGTTGATATCAAAGGGGCGGTCAAACGACCCGGTCCATACAGTTTTCGACTCGGTGATCGCGTTCAAGATGCCATTAAACGTGCAGAAGTGACTGCAGAAGCAGACATCAAACAACTCAATCTGGCAGCACGTTTAATCGATGGTCAGGAAGTGATTGTTCCGACTAAGAAAAAGACCAAGGCATCAAAGAAGGTAGTACCGGAAAAGTCTGAACAAGCGGAAGTGCCAAAAGGATTACTTGATTTAAATGCAGCGACTGAAGAACAACTATTGGAAGTGCCAGGGATTGGTCCTGCGAAGGCCAGTGCGATTTTACAATACCGGGAAGAAAAAGGTGGCTTTGCAGCGTATGAGAATCTTGGCGATGTGAAAGGGTTTGGACCTAAGACATTGGAAAATCTGAAAGCTTATCTCATCGTCTACTGA
- a CDS encoding class I SAM-dependent DNA methyltransferase produces MAYEQFAYVYDELMQDVPYPEWVAWVLEQVEPGKRIADIGCGTGTATLLLADHYEVTGVDLSEEMLEIAQEKAMETNRHVDFWVQDMRELELPDSVDAITILCDSLNYLQTESDVKQTFDSAARLLTDGGKLLFDVHSPYKMETLFNGKTYATHAEQSSYIWFADPGEDPLSVVHELTFFIEGEDGRYDRVDETHHQRTYPPEQYITWLREAGFRVCAVTGDFTSDAPTETAERIFFVAEKV; encoded by the coding sequence ATGGCGTACGAACAGTTTGCGTATGTCTATGACGAACTGATGCAAGACGTACCGTATCCTGAATGGGTTGCATGGGTACTCGAACAGGTAGAGCCCGGTAAAAGAATCGCGGATATCGGTTGCGGTACCGGAACGGCAACTTTGTTACTGGCCGACCATTATGAGGTCACCGGCGTCGATTTATCGGAAGAGATGCTTGAAATTGCTCAGGAAAAAGCAATGGAGACAAATCGACACGTTGATTTTTGGGTACAGGACATGCGGGAACTTGAATTGCCGGATTCGGTGGATGCGATTACGATTTTATGTGACTCCTTGAATTATTTGCAGACGGAATCGGACGTCAAACAGACATTCGATAGTGCAGCACGTCTGTTGACGGACGGCGGAAAGTTGTTGTTTGATGTTCATTCCCCTTATAAGATGGAGACGTTATTTAACGGGAAAACGTATGCGACCCATGCCGAGCAAAGTTCGTATATCTGGTTCGCGGATCCTGGTGAAGACCCGTTATCGGTCGTCCATGAATTGACCTTCTTTATTGAAGGGGAGGACGGACGGTACGATCGTGTCGATGAGACACATCATCAACGGACGTATCCGCCGGAACAATACATTACCTGGTTACGCGAAGCAGGTTTCCGTGTGTGTGCCGTAACAGGTGATTTCACATCCGATGCACCGACTGAAACAGCAGAACGTATTTTCTTCGTTGCTGAAAAAGTATAA
- the rsfS gene encoding ribosome silencing factor → MTVEQELKLIVNAIDDKRAEDIVVLDMSSISPIADYFVICEGNSEKQVQAIAREVKEVAHKNELPIKRLEGMDAARWVLADLENVVVHVFHRDDRDYYNLEKLWADAPKVEVEID, encoded by the coding sequence ATGACAGTCGAACAAGAATTAAAATTAATCGTAAATGCAATTGATGATAAGCGTGCTGAGGACATCGTCGTACTCGACATGTCGAGTATTTCACCGATCGCGGATTACTTCGTGATTTGTGAAGGGAACTCAGAAAAACAAGTTCAAGCCATCGCACGTGAAGTGAAAGAAGTGGCACACAAAAACGAATTACCGATCAAACGGCTAGAAGGAATGGATGCGGCACGTTGGGTCCTCGCGGATCTTGAGAACGTCGTCGTACATGTCTTCCACCGTGACGACCGTGATTATTACAACCTTGAGAAACTATGGGCAGACGCTCCTAAAGTAGAAGTCGAGATCGACTAA
- the yqeK gene encoding bis(5'-nucleosyl)-tetraphosphatase (symmetrical) YqeK, whose amino-acid sequence MRLEEAKRIIKETLPEKRYIHTLGVVETAIQLARQYGVQEEKAALAAMLHDYAKYRNVSEMQTVAVELGLDELLNYDEELLHAPVGAELVKRELSVEDADIYQAIANHTTGAPDMPLLDQIIFVADAIEPNRQYPGVEQLRQIAQEDLTQAVIATLVQTISFLCKKQTVIFPLTIETYNAFVPEKRKGTVL is encoded by the coding sequence ATGCGACTTGAAGAAGCGAAACGAATCATTAAGGAAACATTGCCCGAAAAACGCTACATCCATACGCTTGGCGTCGTCGAGACGGCAATTCAACTAGCTCGACAATATGGGGTTCAAGAAGAAAAAGCTGCTTTAGCAGCCATGTTACACGATTATGCGAAATATCGGAATGTGTCCGAGATGCAGACAGTAGCAGTAGAACTTGGACTGGATGAATTACTCAACTATGATGAAGAATTGTTGCATGCACCAGTCGGGGCAGAACTCGTTAAGCGAGAGCTCAGCGTTGAGGACGCTGATATTTATCAAGCGATCGCCAATCATACGACGGGTGCTCCGGATATGCCGTTGCTCGATCAAATCATTTTTGTCGCAGATGCGATTGAACCGAATCGTCAGTATCCGGGTGTCGAACAGCTTCGGCAGATTGCGCAGGAAGATTTGACGCAAGCCGTCATTGCGACACTTGTCCAGACGATTTCATTTTTATGCAAAAAACAAACAGTGATTTTTCCGCTGACGATCGAGACGTATAATGCGTTCGTGCCGGAAAAACGAAAGGGGACCGTCCTATGA